The nucleotide sequence TCTAGATAATTCGTTTTAAAATCAAGGTAGTAAATACCAGGCTTCCCTTCCGGTTTACCACGAGGTCAATGGCTTTCCCTTCCTTGCGTTGGAGAAGTTTATAAATTTCAGTCATATTGAGTTCACTCGCCGAAGAATTGCCAATAAACATCAGTCGGTCGTCTTTCTGCAAGCCGGCAGCGTCGGCGGGCGAATCTTCTATTACCTTATCAACGTAGTACTCATTGAATTTTTCGCCTTTAGCCCGCAAATCCATTCCACTCATATCATGTTCGAAGGTTTCCTTCATGGCTTTTCGGATGGGCTTCAAGACCATGTATCGATCGGGGTAATTGATCGTCACCCGAAACCGCCGCAGTAGCTCTCCTCCAACATTCCCCTCGCGCCCTGTATTGGGCCCTAACTTTCCCCCAAAAGAAAGACTATCGGGAAAAGACGTCACAACGTCTGAAAGGTTATATCCCCCAATCTTAATACCTTTTAAGCGCCCCAGGGAACCACTGATTTTACCCGATAGACCAATCCCCAATTGTACGTCAATGGTCGTATCTGGCAAGGGAATATGCGTCGAATAGGTATTCAGCATCACGGCATGGCCTGCCCCGGTATCCAACAGTAGTTTTACTTTTTGTTCCCCCCCTTTACCGCGAATGGTAACATCTTCAATGTATGGCTTCCTATCTACCAGATCCAAGGGTACCAACGCTCCTTTTTTAGGCCGGTATTTATAGTACTCGGGAAGCTGAAGCAGAACTTCACGATGCCGAAAATCAATAGTCACCACGAATCTTTCGAAGAGTTCGTAGCCGATCAGACCATTGATGGGCGTGCCGATCAGTTCTGACAGCTTCAATACATCCTTTTGCAATACGACCAGGTTGTGGTTAAACGTACGGGCAAATCCTACCCGCAATGTGTTGCCGATACTGACCTGGGCTTCCATGGTACTGTCCTGACCGACGCCATCGAGCCTGATCGCACGCACAAATTGGGAATTAATGTAGGGAGTCACTGTCGGATCGGTAATGATCGTGGAACCTACACCCGTATCAAGAATAAAATGGAGGGTATCCGAATTGTTTATGCAGGCTGGAATGATGATTAAATTGGCGTGCAGCTCGAACGGAATACGGGTGCTTCGGCGTTTTTGTATGAGATGAAAGCCAAAACGCTTCGCCTGTGCCTTTGTTTCCAAAGGACCGGAAGTAAGGGTAAGCATTAGGGCAAAGAGTAGAATTATTTTCATTCTCACGGCTGAACAAAGCTCCACAATTTGCAAAAATTTTCCCTGAAATTGCTACTTTCTATCCACAAAGATGCCGCAACGGCAGGGTAGAAACACAAGTTTCTTTCCCACCGTTGCGGCATCTCACCGAATTCTGTTTTTTCTACTTAGTTAGGCTCAGGGACCGAGTAGCGAATCGGTTTCCATGTATTATTCGATGGTTTTACATCCGGCAACTGATTATCAGGATCAATTTTCACCGAACGGAGGGGCTGCTGCGTATCGGTCCGAAAAGTCCAGCTTCCTCCACGCTGCCAAATCTCCACAGGCAGCGTCACCCGGGTCTTATTTCCATTGGCTTCTTCCATTTCTACGGTTGCAGGCATGGCCAGTTGGTCCAGATTTTCGATCGTGATTAGCGCTCCCTTCTGGGGGTTCTGTTCCACATACGCTACGTCCTTTACGCTTTGGTCAAGTTTGTAATTTTCAAAAAACCAGCCTTTCCAAAACCAGCCCAGATCCTCGCCAGCGGCATCTTCCATAGTACGGAAGAAATCGTATGGCGTAGGGTGCTTAAACGCCCAACGCTTCACATATTCCCGGAATGCATAGTCAAAGCGATCTTTCCCAAGTATCTGCTCGCGCATCATTCTGAGGCCGATACCCGGCTTGTAATAGGCTTCAATTCCCAGGTTGTTAGCTCTTATCACATCAGGGATGGCCATAATGGGATCATC is from Salmonirosea aquatica and encodes:
- a CDS encoding aspartyl protease family protein — protein: MKIILLFALMLTLTSGPLETKAQAKRFGFHLIQKRRSTRIPFELHANLIIIPACINNSDTLHFILDTGVGSTIITDPTVTPYINSQFVRAIRLDGVGQDSTMEAQVSIGNTLRVGFARTFNHNLVVLQKDVLKLSELIGTPINGLIGYELFERFVVTIDFRHREVLLQLPEYYKYRPKKGALVPLDLVDRKPYIEDVTIRGKGGEQKVKLLLDTGAGHAVMLNTYSTHIPLPDTTIDVQLGIGLSGKISGSLGRLKGIKIGGYNLSDVVTSFPDSLSFGGKLGPNTGREGNVGGELLRRFRVTINYPDRYMVLKPIRKAMKETFEHDMSGMDLRAKGEKFNEYYVDKVIEDSPADAAGLQKDDRLMFIGNSSASELNMTEIYKLLQRKEGKAIDLVVNRKGSLVFTTLILKRII